In the Grimontia kaedaensis genome, one interval contains:
- the moaE gene encoding molybdopterin synthase catalytic subunit MoaE, translating to MISVQEQDFSVAEEYQRLNDHAGDGAIVTFIGKVRDMNLGDNVTGLTLEHYPGMTEKSLAEIVEQAQSRWPLTHVRVIHRVGALDIGDQIVFVGVSSAHRGAAFEACEFVMDYLKTKAPFWKKERLTDQERWIEARDSDEDAAKRW from the coding sequence ATGATCTCGGTACAAGAGCAGGATTTCTCCGTCGCAGAAGAATATCAGCGATTGAATGATCATGCTGGCGATGGCGCTATCGTGACCTTTATCGGTAAAGTTCGCGACATGAATCTTGGCGACAATGTCACGGGTCTGACCTTAGAGCATTACCCAGGCATGACGGAAAAGTCTCTGGCTGAGATTGTAGAGCAAGCGCAGTCAAGATGGCCGCTGACACATGTTCGCGTTATCCATCGTGTAGGTGCATTAGATATCGGCGACCAAATTGTTTTTGTGGGGGTATCCAGTGCGCACCGTGGCGCTGCGTTTGAAGCTTGTGAGTTTGTGATGGACTACCTGAAAACCAAAGCGCCATTCTGGAAGAAAGAGCGTCTTACCGACCAAGAGCGTTGGATTGAAGCGCGTGACAGTGATGAGGACGCAGCAAAGCGCTGGTAA
- the moaD gene encoding molybdopterin synthase sulfur carrier subunit yields the protein MIQVLFFAQVKELVGTASLTLEGEFQSAEEIRTHLAAKGDKWALALEQGKLLVAINQTISELSSPVKAGDEVAFFPPVTGG from the coding sequence ATGATTCAGGTACTCTTTTTTGCGCAAGTTAAAGAGCTTGTCGGTACGGCATCACTGACACTGGAAGGTGAATTCCAGTCAGCGGAAGAAATCCGCACGCATCTTGCCGCAAAAGGCGACAAATGGGCTCTTGCTCTTGAGCAGGGTAAGCTTCTGGTAGCAATCAACCAGACCATTTCTGAGTTGTCATCGCCAGTGAAAGCAGGTGACGAGGTTGCCTTTTTCCCACCGGTGACCGGAGGCTGA
- the moaC gene encoding cyclic pyranopterin monophosphate synthase MoaC has translation MSGFTHINASGEANMVDVSGKAETVREARAEALVTMAAETLELIVSGKHHKGDVFATARIAGIQAAKRTWDLIPLCHPLMLSKVEVSLEALPETLQVRIESVCKLSGKTGVEMEALTAASVAALTIYDMCKAVQKDMVISQVRLLEKTGGKSGHFKVEG, from the coding sequence ATGAGCGGCTTTACACATATTAACGCCTCAGGCGAGGCAAACATGGTGGATGTTTCCGGTAAAGCGGAGACAGTTCGTGAAGCACGCGCGGAAGCATTAGTTACTATGGCCGCCGAAACACTGGAGTTGATTGTTTCAGGCAAACACCACAAGGGTGATGTCTTTGCGACAGCGCGCATTGCGGGTATTCAAGCGGCAAAGCGTACTTGGGATTTGATTCCGCTATGTCATCCATTGATGCTATCGAAGGTCGAAGTTTCGCTGGAAGCGTTGCCAGAAACATTACAGGTGCGTATTGAGTCAGTTTGCAAACTGTCAGGCAAGACAGGTGTGGAGATGGAAGCGTTAACGGCTGCTTCAGTGGCAGCACTGACAATCTACGACATGTGTAAGGCTGTCCAGAAAGACATGGTTATCAGTCAGGTTCGTCTGCTGGAAAAAACAGGCGGCAAATCAGGACACTTTAAGGTGGAAGGATGA